From a single Erpetoichthys calabaricus chromosome 1, fErpCal1.3, whole genome shotgun sequence genomic region:
- the LOC114665775 gene encoding C5a anaphylatoxin chemotactic receptor 1-like, with protein MMVALNFSLLQGDYRAEENSTAGNSIDQNTEEEVHLNLQAHHILIAFFHTVIIILGVIGNAVVIWIAGFKMKRTVNSIWFLNLACADLVCCLCIPFVMYTVVHNQHWPFGFQTCRLIYGVIYISSCCAVFLLMIISLDRFILVAKPVWCQNHRKTYCASLMCFLVWGLSLLLILPVFIYHRAHKDPLSHKIICAFNFSSFGQNEQVLELGMIIYQFLVGFLFPFGSISACHFFIFWRMRQSGEGIGKRSKKTVWVICTIVITFFVCWFPYYIANFLIGHTLSTFHSNSRQVIIVLYTKTLVYCNSCLNPLIYVCICQDFKVHMCKSFRGVMEIFMTDDLPSRSVTTFTRTSFSINYQISHI; from the coding sequence ATGATGGTGGCTTTAAATTTCTCACTACTTCAAGGTGATTATAGAGCAGAAGAGAACTCAACTGCTGGAAACTCAATTGACCAGAACACAGAGGAAGAGGTGCACTTGAACCTGCAGGCCCACCATATTCTGattgcattttttcacactgtTATTATCATCCTGGGTGTCATTGGCAATGCTGTAGTCATTTGGATTGCAGGATTTAAAATGAAGCGCACAGTCAATTCAATCTGGTTCTTAAATCTGGCTTGTGCTGACCTTGTTTGCTGCCTCTGCATCCCTTTTGTCATGTATACTGTTGTTCATAACCAGCATTGGCCTTTTGGTTTTCAAACGTGCAGGTTGATCTATGGCGTTATTTACATAAGCAGTTGCTGTGCTGTCTTTTTGCTCATGATCATCAGTCTGGATCGCTTCATTCTTGTGGCCAAACCTGTGTGGTGTCAAAACCACCGTAAGACATATTGCGCCAGTCTGATGTGCTTTCTGGTATGGGGGCTCTCCTTGCTTCTCATCCTTCCCGTATTTATTTACCATAGAGCACACAAAGATCCTTTAAGCCACAAGATCATTTGTGCATTTAACTTCAGCAGCTTCGGTCAAAATGAACAGGTATTAGAGTTGGGGATGATAATCTATCAGTTCCTAGTTGGCTTCCTCTTTCCTTTTGGTTCCATCTCTGCTTGTCATTTCTTCATATTCTGGCGAATGAGACAGAGTGGGGAAGGAATTGGCAAGAGATCAAAGAAAACAGTGTGGGTGATCTGTACAATCGTCATCACGTTTTTTGTATGTTGGTTCCCATACTACATTGCAAACTTCTTGATAGGCCACACCTTATCCACCTTCCATTCGAACTCCCGCCAGGTGATCATTGTCCTCTATACAAAGACTCTGGTTTACTGCAACAGCTGTCTCAACCCGCTGATCTATGTTTGCATCTGCCAGGATTTCAAGGTGCACATGTGCAAATCCTTCAGGGGTGTGATGGAGATCTTCATGACCGATGATCTTCCCTCTCGTTCTGTGACCACCTTCACCCGCACGTCCTTCTCGATAAATTATCAAATATCTCATATTTGA